In Ancylomarina subtilis, the genomic stretch TCCAGTTGAAGAACTTCCTCAAGGTAGTCTTCCAGCTTTTCAGCTTTGTAAGCAACTTCTTCGAAAGATTCAGCTACCGTTTCGTCAGTCATGATTGTTTTTGGTGGTTTACCAAACATTTCAGAAAGACCAAGATCGATAGGATTCTCACCCGTTTTTTTGTCTTCGAATGTGAAACGCATGTCGCCAGTAGTTTCACCAATAGTGTATATAGGAGCTCGTTCGCGATCAGCAATACGAGTTAGTAAATCAACATCATCTTTTCCGATAACCAATCCCATTCTTTCCTGAGACTCATTACCAACAATTTCTTTAGCTGAAAGAGTTGGGTCACCCACTGGAAGAGCGTTTAGATCAATTTTACCACCTGTTTCTTCTACTAATTCAGACAGACAATTTAGGTGGCCACCTGCACCGTGATCGTGGATAGAAATAATAGGGTTGTGATCAGATTCTGCCATTGCTCTAATGGCGTTACAAACTCTTTTTTGCATCTCAGGATTCGATCTCTGAACAGCATTCAATTCAATAGAGTTGTCGTATTCACCTGTAGCCACTGAAGAAACAGCACTACCACCCATTCCAATTCTGTAGTTATCACCACCCAAAAGCACAACTTTGTCACCTTTTTTTGGGACATCTTTTTGAGCTTGCTCTAATCGGCCATAGCCAACACCTCCAGCTTGCATGATCACCTTATCGTAACCGTATTTCTTGTTGTTTTCGAAATGTTCGAAAGTCAATACAGAACCACAAATTAAAGGTTGTCCAAATTTGTTTCCAAAATCGCTTGCTCCGTTAGAGGCTTTAATAAGGATCTCTTCAGGGGTTTGGTATAACCATTTACGAGGATCCGTCGCACCTTCCCATTTTCTTGATGCTTCAAGTCTGGGGTAAGCAGTCATATAAACTGCGGTTCCTGCCATTGGAAGGGAAGCTTTACCACCTGCAATACGATCTCGGATTTCTCCTCCGGTTCCAGTGGCTGCACCATTAAATGGTTCTACTGTTGTTGGGAAATTGTGAGTTTCTGCCTTTAATGAGATGACAGTATCAATATCTTTGGTATAGAAAAAATCTGCTTTATCGTGAGAGGCCGGAGCAAATTGCTCAACTCTTGGGCCTTGAAGAAATGCACAATTGTCTTTGTAAGCTGAGACAATACGATTGTGATTCTTTTTGGATGTTTCTTTAATCAATTGGAAAAGAGATGATTCTTTTTCTTCTCCATCAATAATAAAGGTACCGTTGAATATTTTGTGACGGCAGTGTTCAGAATTTACTTGTGAGAATCCAAATACTTCTGAATCGGTTAGTTTACGTTTGATCTTCTTCTCAACTCCTTCAAGATAGCTTATTTCTTCATCACTTAAAGCTAAGCCTTCTTGCTTGTTGTAGGCTCTAATATCTTCGATGTAAATAATAGGATCAGCCTGTTTCTCGATAGTGAAAATTTCCTGATCTAAATTTTCATAGAAACTTTGAAGCATAGGATCGTACTGAGGGTGTTCAGTATCAACTTGGGTGAATTCTTCGATACGAAGGATTCCACTTAATCCCATGTTTTGCGTAATTTCAACAGCATTCGTGCTCCAGGGTGTAATCATCTCTTTGCGAGGTCCTACAAATTTGCCTGTTACTTTTTCGCCAGTTAGGATTTCAGCATCGCTAAATAGCCAGGATAATTTAGCTGTGTCAATTGCATTTAATTCGAGAGAACAATGTACTCCGTAATGAACTTTACCTTTTTTAAAGAATAGTATCATCTTAAATTTTTTATAAAATTGGTTGAAAGCAGATTTCGCTGCAAATATAGTTAAAGAGTTTGATTTTGTTGGGCTGAGAATGTGGAAAATCCATGTTTTTGTGAGACTTCGTTTTAGTAAAAGATTTGGGTTCTAATTTGACGAACAACTTCCTTTTAAATGGCTTGATTCATGGGTGAAAATGAGATATGCAAGGCTTATTTGTTTTGCAGGTGTAATAAAGAGGTATTAAATTGCGTGCATGAAAACAGAGATTCGATTTGTTTTATTTTTGTTTTTCTGTTTTGGCTTCATCGAAAATGTTGAAACGAACTTCTTGTTTTAAAACAGTAAAATCTATGTTGAAAAAACTTCTTTTGAATTTCAAAAAAAGAAGGAAATCATCTTCATTTGTTTTCTAAATATCAAGATTTTTGCAAAGGTTTTCGAAAATGCTGAATTTCATGCTTGTTTGAACCCATTTTAGATAAAAGACTTATGGGTCTTAGTTGTTTTAATGATCTTGTTATCAGGCTGGAAGTAGTGTTGTTGTTGCGGATCGGGAGACATGTTGAAGAACAAGTTTAATAATCTTCGAAAACGTTGATTATCGTTTTCCCTTTCAATATTTTTGTCACCAAATTATTCAATCAAAATATATTTAAATTATGAAACCGACACATATTGAGCACATCGGAATTGCTGTTAAAAGCTTAGAAGAAGCTATTCCTTTTTACGAGAAAGTATTAGGATTAGAGTGTTATGCTATTGAAGAAGTAGTTGATCAGAAAGTAAAAACTGCATTTTTCAAAGTAGGAGATGTAAAAATCGAATTGCTTGAGTCTACTGATCCGGAAGGACCTATTGGGAAATTTGTAGAGAAGACTGGTGGCGGAATGCATCACTTGGCATTTGCTGTAGAAGATGTTCAGGAAGCTTTAAATGATGCAGCAGAAGCAGGATGTCAACTGATTGATAAGACACCACGAGGTGGAGCTGAAGGTTTAAAGATTGGTTTCTTACATCCTAAGTCAACTCAGAGAGTTTTGACTGAACTTTGTGGAAATAAATAAGAATACTCAATTATAATATATTATAACTAATAGAAGTTATGGCTAGTCAGGATAAAATTAAAAAGTTAATTGACTTAAGAGCTGAAGCTAAACTTGGCGGAGGTGTGAAGCGTATCGAGTCTCAGCACAAGAAAGGCAAGTATACTGCTCGTGAAAGAATCGACATGCTTTTGGATGAAGGCAGTTTCGAGGAATTCGATATGTTTGTAACGCATCGTTGTACCAACTTTGGTATGGAGAAAACTAAATTCTTAGGCGATGGTGTTGTTACAGGTCAAGGAACTGTAGATGGACGTTTAGTTTTTGTATTTTCTCAGGATTTCACAGTATTTGGTGGTTCTTTATCTGAAACTTTTGCACAAAAGATTTGCAAGGTGATGGATATGGCAATGAAAGTTGGTGCACCTTGTGTTGGTTTGAATGATTCAGGAGGAGCTCGTATTCAGGAGGGGGTAACTGCTCTTGCTGGTTATGCTGAGATTTTCCAGAGAAACATTATGGCGTCTGGTGTTATTCCTCAGATTTCTGCAATTTTTGGTCCTTGTGCTGGTGGAGCCGTTTATTCTCCTGCATTAACTGACTTTATCATGATGACTGAAGAAAAGTCATACATGTTTGTGACTGGTCCTAAGGTTGTTAAAACCGTGACTGGTGAGGATATTACAACTGAGGCTTTGGGTGGTGCTCATATGCATGCTTCTAAATCAGGAGTTTCTCACTTTAAGTTGGAAGACGAAGAAGAAGGTATCATGATTATTCGTAAGCTGTTATCTTTCATGCCATCTAATAATCTTGAAGAGCCACCATTGGCTGACTGTACAGATCCTATCGATAGATTAGAGGATGTGTTGAATGAGATTATTCCTGAGAATCCTAACATGCCTTATGATATGAAGGATGTTATTTATTCTATTGTTGATGATTCTGAATTCCTTGAAGTTCACCGTCACTATGCAAAGAATATTCTTGTTGGTTTCTCAAGAATGGGTGGTATGCCTGTAGGTATTGTTGCCAATCAGCCTAATTTCCTTGCTGGTGTTCTTGATATTGAGTCTTCAAGAAAAGCAGCTCGTTTTATCCGCTTCTGTGACTGTTTCAATATTCCTATTTTGACTTTGGTTGATGTTCCAGGATTCCTTCCAGGATCAGGTCAGGAGTTTGGTGGTATCATTACTCACGGTGCGAAACTAATGTTTGCTTATGGTGAGGCTACTGTTCCTAAGGTGACTATCACTCTACGTAAATCATACGGTGGTGCTCACGATGTAATGTCTTGTAAGCAATTACGTGGTGACCTTAATTACGCTTGGCCATCAGCTGAGATTGCAGTAATGGGAGCTAAGGGTGCTATTGAGGTACTACATGGTAGAAAAATGATGGAACTTAGCGATGACGAAAAAGTTAAATTCATCAACGAACAAGAGATTGAGTATAACGAGAAATTTGCAAACCCATACAATGCCGCTTCATACGGTTATATTGATGATGTAATTGAACCTCGTAATACGCGTTTTAGAGTGATTCGTGCATTCCAGTCGTTACAGACTAAGAAGCAGAGCAATCCTCCTAAGAAGCATTCAAACATTCCATTGTAAAAATTAATAAACTATGAGTTATATCAATTTATTATCGATTGGAAGTCAGGGGGGATGGACAGTTGCTTTGGTTGGGTACGGCATCGTATTTGTCGCATTGGTAGCCTTAGTTATTGTTTTTGTAAACCTGCCTAAGCTTTTGCAAATCAATCTTAGATCAAAGCTTAAAAAGCAAGGTAAGACAACTTCGGAATCAGAGGATTTAAGTATCGAAGGAAGTGTAAATGCAGCTATTGCTATGGCTCTTTATATGCATTTCGATCAAATCCACGATGAGGAAAGCAACATTATTACCATTAAAAAAGTTACTAAGAATTATTCTCCATGGAGTTCTAAGATTTATGGAGTAATGAATCAACCAAGATAAGACGATGAAAAAGTTCAAATTTACAATACGCGGACAAGAATTCGATGTTGATATCAAAGAGATCGAAGGTAAAAACGCTCAAATTGAAGTAAACGGTACTGTTTACGATGTTGAGATTGAAGCTAAAGAGAAAGCAAGTAAAACACCTCAGTTGATTCGTAAACCTGTTGTTAATAAGCCAGGTGAAGGTCAAATTAAGAAATCATCAGGTGGTGTAAGTGTAAAAGCACCTCTTCCAGGTACTATTATTAAAGTTGGTGTTGCTGTTGGTGACTCAATTAATGCAGGTGATACTTTACTTGTAATGGAAGCCATGAAAATGGAAAATAACGTATTGGCTGAGAAAGCTGGTACAGTTAAATCTATTAAGGTAAATGTAGGTGATAGTGTCCTTCAGGATGATGTCCTTATTGAGTTAGCGTAATCAGTTTAAGTCAAATTCAACGTAATGAGAAATCTTTATAAAATGATATTCTCACTTGTTTTGATGTTAGGGGTGTGTTTTTCATCCCTGGCTCAAAATAATGGAGCTATCGAAAAACAATTGACCGAAGGCAAATGGATTAATCATCAAGATGGTTATGTCCCAAATGCTCTTGGCGTGTCAGATAAGACTGTTAAAAGATATAAGATCTTTGAATTCAAAGCAGAGAATCATTCTTTTTCAATGGATTCAATTAAACAACGTTTTACGGGACACTGGACTATAGAAGGGAATAAGATTATATTAAAGTTCAATCCAAAGAATGTTGAGCATTTCAGTAAGAATACAAATCCAAATTCAGCATCAGGACCTTATTGGGTAACTGCTGATGTGTTGGATTTGGGGACACGTGTTGGTCATATTTCCAATGATGTTCTTAAGTTCGGAAGTAATTCCAAATACGATTGTGCTCATGAATCGAGTGCTGTTGCTGGTTTGAGAAATTTTTGGGAGTTTACGGGGTTTGCTAATGTAACTCCGGGGCACTTGTTGATGATGCTTATTGGTATCTTCTTTATTTTTCTGGCTATTAAATATGATTACGAACCTTTACTGCTTATTCCTATCGGAACCGGTATTTTGATTGGTAATATTCCAATGTTTCAGGCGGTTGATTTCAACTTGAAATTAGGTATCTACGAGCCGGGTTCGGTGATGAGTTATCT encodes the following:
- the mce gene encoding methylmalonyl-CoA epimerase; translation: MKPTHIEHIGIAVKSLEEAIPFYEKVLGLECYAIEEVVDQKVKTAFFKVGDVKIELLESTDPEGPIGKFVEKTGGGMHHLAFAVEDVQEALNDAAEAGCQLIDKTPRGGAEGLKIGFLHPKSTQRVLTELCGNK
- a CDS encoding OadG family protein, which translates into the protein MSYINLLSIGSQGGWTVALVGYGIVFVALVALVIVFVNLPKLLQINLRSKLKKQGKTTSESEDLSIEGSVNAAIAMALYMHFDQIHDEESNIITIKKVTKNYSPWSSKIYGVMNQPR
- a CDS encoding acyl-CoA carboxylase subunit beta, whose amino-acid sequence is MASQDKIKKLIDLRAEAKLGGGVKRIESQHKKGKYTARERIDMLLDEGSFEEFDMFVTHRCTNFGMEKTKFLGDGVVTGQGTVDGRLVFVFSQDFTVFGGSLSETFAQKICKVMDMAMKVGAPCVGLNDSGGARIQEGVTALAGYAEIFQRNIMASGVIPQISAIFGPCAGGAVYSPALTDFIMMTEEKSYMFVTGPKVVKTVTGEDITTEALGGAHMHASKSGVSHFKLEDEEEGIMIIRKLLSFMPSNNLEEPPLADCTDPIDRLEDVLNEIIPENPNMPYDMKDVIYSIVDDSEFLEVHRHYAKNILVGFSRMGGMPVGIVANQPNFLAGVLDIESSRKAARFIRFCDCFNIPILTLVDVPGFLPGSGQEFGGIITHGAKLMFAYGEATVPKVTITLRKSYGGAHDVMSCKQLRGDLNYAWPSAEIAVMGAKGAIEVLHGRKMMELSDDEKVKFINEQEIEYNEKFANPYNAASYGYIDDVIEPRNTRFRVIRAFQSLQTKKQSNPPKKHSNIPL
- a CDS encoding biotin/lipoyl-containing protein, producing the protein MKKFKFTIRGQEFDVDIKEIEGKNAQIEVNGTVYDVEIEAKEKASKTPQLIRKPVVNKPGEGQIKKSSGGVSVKAPLPGTIIKVGVAVGDSINAGDTLLVMEAMKMENNVLAEKAGTVKSIKVNVGDSVLQDDVLIELA